Proteins found in one Acipenser ruthenus chromosome 18, fAciRut3.2 maternal haplotype, whole genome shotgun sequence genomic segment:
- the LOC117962957 gene encoding pancreatic progenitor cell differentiation and proliferation factor-like protein, with protein MQRFRYCRSGVCFSTASLQREQLLSSMAAVPSPSCLLARNQFYRNRLNSSSSLSSGIFTLSKDSEGNLPLTTKSIHQGSPTAVEKSWLSSVFFGSLGQNSNTGKVSSEK; from the exons ATGCAACGTTTCAGATATTGTCGATCAGGAGTGTGTTTTTCCACAGCATCATTGCAAAGAG AGCAGCTGTTGTCCAGCATGGCTGCAGTCCCCTCACCAAGCTGCCTGCTTGCGAGGAATCAGTTTTACAGAA ACCGACTGAATTCCTCTTCCAGCCTTTCATCTGGAATCTTCACACTGTCAAAAGATAGTGAAGGGAACCTCCCTCTAACCACTAAATCCATACATCAAG GTTCTCCAACAGCTGTGGAGAAAAGCTGgttgagcagtgtgttttttggAAGTTTGGGACAGAACTCCAATACTGGCAAGGTTTCTTCAGAAAAATAG